The following proteins are co-located in the Neodiprion virginianus isolate iyNeoVirg1 chromosome 6, iyNeoVirg1.1, whole genome shotgun sequence genome:
- the LOC124307166 gene encoding glycine-rich cell wall structural protein, producing the protein MRAFMIVALAAVAMARPEAGYSYSQPSGSYGAPGGGLAGLGLGGGIGGGGLSLGSSHGGGGGGGGFTSFGGSSGSGGFGGHSFGGGSSFGGISGGGGSFGGSGGGFGGGFGGGFGGGAVGGGGSLIQKHIYVHVPPPEAPEDRPSRPILPPAPPQKHYKIIFIKAPTPPTPTAPVIPALPQQDEQKTLIYVLVKKPDEAPEINLPTIAPTQPSKPEVYFIKYKTQKEVTSGGGGGIGGGIGGGIGGGIGGGIGGGIGGGLDSGIGGGIGGGHGGGIGGGIGGGHGGSDGHGSIGGGSGPSGPSSNYGPPGASGPY; encoded by the exons ATGAGAGCATTCATG atcgTGGCGCTAGCCGCGGTGGCTATGGCACGGCCGGAGGCCGGTTACTCTTACTCTCAGCCTAGCGGAAGCTACGGCGCACCCGGTGGAGGACTGGCAGGACTTGGCCTCGGCGGTGGAATCGGCGGAGGCGGTCTGAGCCTCGGAAGCAGCcacggcggcggcggcggaggTGGTGGTTTCACAAGCTTCGGAGGCTCCAGCGGCTCCGGAGGTTTCGGAGGCCATTCGTTTGGAGGCGGCAGCTCGTTCGGCGGTATTTCCGGAGGAGGCGGCTCGTTCGGCGGATCAGGCGGTGGATTCGGGGGTGGATTCGGTGGCGGATTCGGAGGCGGCGCCGTAGGCGGCGGTGGCTCCCTCATCCAGAAGCACATCTACGTCCACGTCCCACCCCCAGAGGCGCCCGAAGACAGACCCTCCAGGCCTATCTTGCCCCCAGCGCCCCCACAGAAGCACTACAAAATCATCTTCATTAAGGCCCCAACCCCACCCACCCCCACCGCCCCCGTCATCCCGGCTCTGCCGCAACAGGACGAGCAGAAGACCCTCATCTACGTTTTGGTCAAGAAACCCGATGAGGCGCCAGAAATCAATCTGCCAACCATCGCTCCCACCCAGCCCAGCAAGCCAGAGGTCTACTTCATCAAGTACAAGACCCAG aAAGAGGTCACGTCCGGCGGTGGTGGTGGAATCGGCGGTGGAATCGGCGGAGGAATCGGCGGAGGAATCGGCGGAGGAATCGGCGGAGGAATCGGAGGAGGACTCGACAGTGGAATCGGCGGCGGAATCGGCGGCGGTCACGGCGGTGGTATCGGCGGCGGTATTGGCGGCGGTCACGGCGGCAGCGACGGACACGGATCGATCGGCGGAGGCAGCGGCCCCAGCGGACCGAGCTCAAACTACGGCCCCCCTGGTGCCTCAGGCCCCTACTAG